From the Oleiharenicola lentus genome, one window contains:
- a CDS encoding type II toxin-antitoxin system RelE/ParE family toxin gives MAQIIWTEPALADLEAIASYIALDKPTAAKRLVQRVFARVDQLAIFPLSGGKPSGLADTPYRQLVINPLRIFYRVEVDRVFIVYVMRGEQLLRLRDLQER, from the coding sequence ATGGCTCAAATAATTTGGACGGAGCCAGCGCTCGCCGATCTCGAAGCCATTGCGAGCTACATCGCGTTGGACAAACCAACGGCAGCCAAGCGGCTCGTGCAACGGGTCTTTGCCCGGGTGGATCAACTGGCCATCTTCCCGTTATCCGGTGGAAAACCCTCCGGCTTGGCCGACACGCCTTACCGGCAGCTGGTGATCAACCCGCTTAGGATTTTCTACCGGGTGGAGGTAGATCGGGTCTTCATCGTATATGTGATGCGCGGGGAGCAGTTGCTTCGTCTGCGCGATCTTCAGGAGCGTTGA
- a CDS encoding type II toxin-antitoxin system prevent-host-death family antitoxin: MKVAAKRKSSEYRQGESPAVLVKENGVAAYLVEAKSYEAMTKRLRLLEGLAQGEKAIAEGRVVSHSRAKKRMARWLK, translated from the coding sequence ATGAAAGTGGCGGCCAAGCGCAAAAGCTCCGAATACAGGCAGGGCGAGTCGCCCGCGGTGCTGGTGAAGGAGAATGGCGTGGCGGCCTACCTGGTTGAGGCGAAATCTTACGAGGCGATGACGAAGCGCCTACGGCTGCTGGAAGGGTTGGCGCAAGGCGAGAAAGCCATCGCCGAGGGCAGGGTGGTGTCACATTCACGGGCCAAAAAGCGAATGGCCCGATGGCTCAAATAA
- a CDS encoding VOC family protein has product MKKARVTGLGGIFFKVKNATKLAAWYQKHLGLPIEPWGGCSFAWREAKNPKKKGTTVWSPFPRDTEYFGKGQQGHMINYRVADLKKVLAALKKEKVWIDPKGIEKSEYGQFAWIKDGEGNRIELWQPPKGC; this is encoded by the coding sequence ATGAAAAAAGCGCGCGTGACCGGGCTGGGCGGCATCTTCTTCAAGGTTAAGAACGCAACGAAGCTCGCGGCCTGGTATCAGAAGCACCTCGGCCTGCCGATCGAGCCCTGGGGCGGCTGCTCCTTTGCGTGGCGCGAGGCGAAGAACCCGAAGAAGAAAGGCACGACCGTGTGGAGCCCGTTCCCCCGCGACACGGAGTATTTCGGGAAGGGCCAGCAGGGCCACATGATCAACTACCGCGTGGCCGACCTGAAGAAGGTGCTCGCCGCCCTGAAGAAGGAAAAGGTCTGGATCGATCCGAAGGGGATCGAGAAATCCGAATACGGCCAGTTCGCCTGGATCAAGGACGGCGAGGGCAACCGTATCGAGCTCTGGCAGCCGCCGAAGGGGTGCTGA
- a CDS encoding DUF6172 family protein codes for MKKNFPLQAPGKDDARVRDKIRHEINKYVRRCRGKPVPEGFMQWEFMCRVGPIAESAETKTLKEVGGAVDDVAQTGATAVYVEIEAVPAQRSSRS; via the coding sequence ATGAAGAAGAATTTCCCCCTGCAAGCCCCCGGAAAGGATGATGCCCGGGTCCGCGACAAAATCCGTCACGAGATCAACAAATACGTGCGGCGCTGCCGGGGGAAGCCGGTGCCCGAGGGCTTCATGCAGTGGGAGTTCATGTGCCGCGTGGGCCCGATCGCGGAGAGCGCCGAAACCAAAACGCTCAAGGAAGTCGGCGGTGCGGTCGATGACGTGGCGCAGACCGGGGCGACCGCCGTTTATGTCGAGATCGAGGCCGTGCCGGCCCAACGGAGTTCCCGCTCCTGA
- a CDS encoding SnoaL-like domain-containing protein, with protein MTTQAIAEKLVAHCRKAAWESAQRELYADQAVSLEPYATPAFAQETKGLAAILEKGKKFEAMVETMHALSVSDPLVANSSFACTMSMDVTMKGAGRMQMTELCVYEVKEGKIVSERFFT; from the coding sequence ATGACCACTCAAGCCATTGCCGAGAAACTCGTCGCCCACTGCCGCAAGGCCGCCTGGGAATCTGCCCAGCGTGAACTCTACGCCGACCAAGCCGTCAGCCTCGAACCTTACGCGACCCCCGCCTTCGCCCAGGAGACCAAGGGATTGGCCGCTATCCTGGAAAAGGGGAAGAAATTCGAGGCCATGGTCGAGACGATGCACGCGCTGAGTGTGTCGGATCCGCTCGTCGCCAACAGCTCGTTTGCGTGCACGATGAGCATGGATGTGACCATGAAGGGCGCGGGCCGCATGCAGATGACCGAGCTCTGCGTTTATGAGGTGAAGGAGGGCAAAATCGTGTCCGAGCGGTTCTTCACCTGA
- a CDS encoding YciI family protein: MSSASFLLLIRNSGADVHAHLTPEQRTALAGQWNDWFESLAARGQVAHANPLDTGGRVVSGPRGERVTDGPYAEGKEVVGGYFHLTVATLDEATAIAKQCPGLPLGMTVEVRQVIGQSPVLPEVRGSLAR, encoded by the coding sequence ATGTCTTCCGCTTCCTTTCTCCTGCTCATCCGCAATTCCGGTGCCGACGTGCACGCGCACCTCACGCCGGAGCAGCGCACCGCGCTCGCCGGGCAGTGGAACGATTGGTTCGAAAGCCTCGCCGCCCGCGGCCAGGTCGCGCACGCCAACCCGCTCGACACCGGCGGCCGCGTTGTCTCCGGCCCCCGCGGCGAACGCGTGACCGACGGTCCCTACGCCGAGGGCAAGGAGGTGGTCGGCGGGTATTTCCATCTCACGGTCGCCACTCTCGACGAGGCCACCGCCATCGCCAAGCAGTGTCCCGGCCTGCCGCTCGGCATGACGGTCGAAGTACGACAGGTGATCGGCCAGAGTCCGGTGCTCCCCGAGGTGCGCGGCAGCTTGGCGCGATAG
- a CDS encoding tetratricopeptide repeat protein, which yields MPRPSAVLVRRDTVTLPTWLPAAPDRNPMFLEKRVYQGSSGRVYPLPFTDRIAEKSVPHAWEAVFLENEFLLVMILPQLGGRIHRVLDKTNGYDAVYHQPVIKPALVGLAGPWASGGIEFNWPQHHRPSTFLPADVAIEKHPDGSATVWLGDHDPMARLKGMHGVRLRPGCSRLDLLVRAYNRTADVQTFLWWANVATRVHEHYQSFFPPDVTHIADHAKRATDTFPLSSGRYYGVDYAARAREGVPATEQPRQFQPPPGSYAANDLSWYANIPVPTSYMVMGSQEDFFGGYDHRAQAGLVHIADHHIAPGKKQWTWGNHEFGYAWDRNLTAPDAAGEYAPYIELMAGVFTDNQPDFSFLQPGETKTWTQCWYPIRAIGPAQQANPEAALSLRIARGRVHLGVAVTAAHPAARITLASAGRKLAGFTHDLSPATPFTKTQRLPRSHDLTLTVHTRDGRELIRYTPRSPRGQPPPPPATEPAAPGDVATNDELYFVGLHLEQYRHATRHPEAYWREALRRDAGDARCHLALGRWHLRRGELAAAARHLRASIARATSRNPNPADGEAHYQLGRCLRAQADCSGSDQTRDSLRTDAYAAFSKATWNHAWQSAAFHALAEIDSARADWNTALDHLDRCLRLNADHLLARNLKALVLRRLGRPAEAVALLRETRALDPLDWWSRDLLGEKLACDNQVRLDLALDYARAGFHSEAVAVLDGARPEPHTGTAPLIGYYRGWLLHRLGRKSESRRTLRAAAQASPDYCFPARPEEIAILQHAIDANPRDARAPFYLGNLFYDRRRHREAIALWRRAVKLEPKNAVAWRNLGIGCFNILGQPAAARAAYERAFRAAPRDARLLFERDQLWKRLGVTPARRLRELRRHERLVAQRDDLTVELCALLNHQGRPDLALATLGPRRFQPWEGGEGQVLGQYVRARLGLGRAAMAKGDAATAVGHFRQALQPPENLGESWHLLANRSHVHYWLGAALAATGEKSAAREEWLKAATSKGDFQDMSVRAHSEMTYYSALSLTGLGRRAEAQILFLTLFAYARHLARQPAKIDYFATSLPTMLLFDDDLAARQGTTALFLEAQARLGLGERPTARRLLRTVLKRDPNHALAADLLDSQ from the coding sequence ATGCCCCGCCCCAGCGCCGTCCTCGTCCGTCGCGACACCGTCACCCTGCCCACCTGGCTGCCCGCCGCCCCGGACCGCAACCCGATGTTCCTGGAAAAGCGCGTCTATCAGGGTTCCAGCGGCCGCGTCTATCCCCTGCCCTTCACCGACCGCATCGCCGAAAAATCCGTGCCCCACGCCTGGGAGGCCGTGTTTCTGGAGAACGAATTTCTGCTCGTGATGATTCTGCCCCAGCTCGGCGGGCGCATTCACCGCGTGCTCGACAAAACCAACGGCTACGACGCGGTCTATCACCAGCCGGTCATCAAGCCCGCCCTCGTCGGCCTCGCCGGTCCGTGGGCCAGCGGCGGCATCGAGTTCAACTGGCCGCAGCACCACCGCCCCTCGACCTTCCTGCCGGCCGACGTGGCCATTGAAAAACACCCCGACGGCTCCGCCACCGTCTGGCTCGGCGATCACGATCCGATGGCGCGCCTGAAAGGCATGCACGGCGTGCGCCTCCGCCCGGGTTGCTCGCGCCTCGATCTTCTCGTCCGCGCCTACAACCGCACGGCCGACGTGCAGACCTTCCTCTGGTGGGCCAACGTCGCGACCCGCGTCCACGAACACTACCAGTCCTTTTTCCCGCCCGACGTCACCCACATCGCCGATCACGCCAAACGCGCAACCGACACCTTTCCGCTCTCCTCCGGCCGCTACTACGGCGTGGACTACGCCGCCCGCGCCCGCGAGGGCGTGCCCGCCACTGAGCAGCCGCGCCAGTTTCAACCGCCGCCCGGGTCCTACGCCGCGAACGACCTTTCCTGGTATGCCAACATCCCCGTGCCCACGTCCTACATGGTCATGGGCTCGCAGGAGGATTTTTTTGGCGGCTACGATCACCGCGCCCAGGCCGGTCTTGTCCATATCGCCGACCACCACATCGCGCCCGGCAAGAAGCAGTGGACGTGGGGTAACCACGAGTTCGGTTACGCTTGGGACCGCAACCTCACCGCTCCCGATGCCGCCGGCGAATACGCGCCCTACATCGAGCTCATGGCCGGTGTCTTCACCGATAACCAACCCGACTTCTCCTTCCTCCAGCCCGGCGAAACCAAGACCTGGACCCAATGCTGGTATCCCATCCGTGCCATCGGCCCGGCCCAGCAGGCCAACCCCGAAGCCGCCCTCAGCCTGCGCATCGCGCGCGGCCGCGTTCACCTCGGCGTGGCCGTGACCGCAGCGCACCCCGCCGCGCGCATCACGCTCGCCTCCGCCGGGCGCAAGCTGGCCGGCTTCACGCACGACCTTTCACCGGCCACTCCCTTTACCAAGACCCAGCGCTTGCCGCGCTCACACGACCTGACGCTGACCGTCCACACCCGCGACGGCCGCGAACTCATCCGCTACACGCCGAGGTCGCCGCGCGGGCAGCCGCCTCCGCCGCCCGCCACCGAACCCGCCGCGCCCGGCGACGTGGCCACCAATGACGAACTCTACTTCGTCGGCCTGCACCTCGAGCAATACCGCCACGCCACCCGCCATCCGGAGGCCTACTGGCGCGAAGCCCTGCGTCGTGATGCCGGCGACGCCCGCTGCCATCTCGCCCTCGGCCGCTGGCACCTGCGCCGCGGCGAACTAGCCGCCGCTGCGCGCCATCTCCGCGCCAGCATTGCCCGGGCCACTTCGCGCAATCCCAATCCCGCCGACGGGGAGGCGCACTACCAACTCGGCCGGTGCCTGCGGGCGCAGGCCGATTGTTCCGGGAGCGACCAGACTCGCGACTCGCTGCGCACCGACGCCTATGCCGCCTTCTCCAAGGCAACGTGGAACCACGCCTGGCAGTCCGCCGCCTTCCACGCCCTCGCCGAGATAGACAGCGCGCGTGCCGACTGGAACACCGCGCTCGACCACCTCGACCGCTGCCTGCGCCTGAATGCCGACCATCTCCTCGCCCGCAACCTCAAGGCGCTGGTTCTCCGCCGGCTCGGCCGGCCCGCCGAGGCCGTCGCTCTGCTGCGGGAAACCCGCGCGCTCGACCCGCTCGATTGGTGGTCGCGGGATCTGCTCGGCGAAAAACTGGCCTGCGACAACCAGGTGCGCCTCGACCTCGCGCTCGACTACGCCCGCGCCGGCTTCCACTCGGAGGCCGTCGCCGTCCTCGACGGCGCCCGCCCCGAACCGCACACGGGCACGGCTCCGCTCATCGGCTATTACCGTGGCTGGCTCCTGCATCGCCTGGGCCGGAAGTCCGAGTCGCGCCGCACCCTCCGTGCCGCCGCCCAAGCCTCTCCCGACTATTGCTTCCCCGCGCGCCCCGAGGAGATCGCCATTCTCCAGCACGCAATCGATGCGAATCCTCGCGACGCCCGCGCACCATTCTACCTCGGCAACCTGTTTTACGACCGCCGCCGCCACCGCGAAGCCATCGCCCTTTGGCGCCGCGCCGTGAAACTCGAACCGAAAAACGCCGTCGCCTGGCGCAACCTTGGCATCGGCTGCTTCAACATCCTGGGCCAGCCCGCCGCCGCCCGCGCCGCCTACGAGCGCGCCTTCCGCGCCGCGCCACGCGACGCCCGCCTGCTCTTCGAGCGCGACCAGCTGTGGAAGCGCCTCGGCGTCACGCCGGCCCGCCGTTTGCGCGAACTGCGCCGGCACGAGCGGCTGGTCGCGCAACGCGACGATCTCACGGTGGAACTCTGCGCGCTCCTCAATCACCAGGGGCGGCCTGACCTCGCCCTCGCCACGCTCGGACCGCGACGCTTTCAGCCTTGGGAAGGCGGCGAAGGCCAGGTGCTCGGGCAGTATGTGCGCGCCCGGCTCGGCCTGGGTCGGGCCGCAATGGCCAAAGGCGACGCTGCCACGGCCGTCGGACATTTTCGCCAGGCCCTTCAGCCGCCCGAAAACCTGGGCGAATCCTGGCACCTGCTCGCCAACCGCAGCCACGTCCACTACTGGCTCGGCGCGGCCCTGGCCGCGACCGGAGAAAAAAGCGCGGCCCGTGAAGAGTGGCTCAAGGCGGCGACTTCCAAAGGTGACTTCCAGGACATGAGCGTGCGCGCCCATTCGGAGATGACCTACTACTCCGCACTCTCGCTGACCGGACTCGGCCGAAGGGCCGAGGCTCAAATACTCTTCCTCACGCTGTTCGCCTACGCCCGTCACCTCGCGCGCCAACCTGCGAAGATCGACTACTTCGCGACGTCGCTGCCAACGATGCTGCTCTTCGACGACGACCTCGCCGCCCGCCAAGGCACCACGGCGCTCTTCCTCGAAGCCCAGGCCCGGCTAGGTCTCGGCGAAAGGCCCACCGCCCGCCGCCTGCTGCGCACCGTGCTGAAGCGCGACCCGAACCACGCCCTCGCCGCGGATCTGCTGGACAGCCAGTAG
- a CDS encoding substrate-binding domain-containing protein, translating into MLSRLFVLALGLFTAALHAADTYTLGMVAKSQGNQFFEAARAGANDAARELGAKHGITIKIDWRTPNEEDAQKQADFIEQLVLSGADGIIVSCSDANKLTDAINKAVDAGLPVVTFSGDAPASKRMVSIGIDDFACGERTFDELAKLLGGHGVVAAIDGNPNAVNLQQRAAGFRAAAKRHPGIRLLDIFYHKETPLDAVAKIEQVMQANPDITGWGFLGGWPLFTDRALKWPPGTIQCVSVDALPPQLPYVRSGHVQMLLSQDVYGYGWRAVERLVEKLHFKQSPAKVIEDTELTAITKANVDAFAKNWEKWLPK; encoded by the coding sequence ATGCTATCCCGCCTGTTCGTTCTCGCCCTGGGCCTGTTCACCGCTGCGCTCCATGCGGCCGACACCTACACGCTCGGCATGGTGGCCAAGTCGCAGGGCAACCAGTTCTTCGAGGCGGCCCGCGCCGGCGCCAACGACGCGGCCCGCGAACTCGGTGCGAAGCACGGCATCACGATCAAGATCGACTGGCGCACGCCCAACGAGGAGGACGCACAGAAGCAGGCCGACTTCATCGAACAGCTGGTCCTGTCGGGCGCCGACGGCATCATCGTGAGCTGCTCCGACGCCAATAAACTCACCGACGCGATCAACAAAGCCGTGGACGCCGGGCTCCCGGTCGTGACTTTTTCCGGCGACGCCCCGGCCAGCAAGCGCATGGTCTCGATCGGCATTGATGACTTCGCGTGCGGCGAACGCACGTTCGACGAACTGGCCAAATTGCTCGGCGGGCACGGCGTGGTCGCGGCGATTGATGGCAATCCCAATGCCGTGAACCTCCAGCAACGCGCCGCCGGTTTCCGCGCCGCGGCGAAGCGTCATCCGGGCATCAGGCTGCTCGACATTTTCTACCACAAGGAGACGCCGCTCGATGCCGTCGCGAAGATCGAGCAGGTCATGCAGGCCAACCCCGACATCACGGGCTGGGGTTTTCTCGGCGGCTGGCCGCTCTTCACCGACCGGGCGCTGAAGTGGCCGCCGGGCACGATCCAGTGCGTGTCGGTTGACGCCCTGCCGCCGCAGCTGCCCTACGTGCGCAGCGGCCACGTGCAGATGCTGCTCTCGCAGGACGTCTATGGCTACGGCTGGCGCGCGGTGGAGCGACTGGTCGAGAAACTGCACTTCAAGCAGTCGCCGGCCAAAGTGATCGAGGACACCGAGCTGACCGCGATCACCAAGGCCAACGTGGACGCCTTCGCGAAGAACTGGGAGAAGTGGCTGCCGAAGTGA
- a CDS encoding alpha/beta hydrolase, whose amino-acid sequence MPTLPRLVFVLALIVAASAFATDASLPPLPAPQRVPAPGPKSDAPYAPQAVLPGGVVIPLYPAGSPYLKPDKITEPEVYQLWGPALVGAVTNIHNPSLEFHAGNSQLNTGAVVILAGGGGHRTLNVGEASPLVQFLAHQGVSSVILRNRLRSDGYEPKTDGVNDALQAIKLVRAYAKEWKLDPAKVGIMGFSAGAELAMNAALRWEDFDRVNDTPGNPLAKVSSRPDFVGSIYPGPSLFFRAEQKPAIPRAMPPVFIACAGQGDWIHAVWAIEFYEALLMDGVPNIEMLLYARGRHPGDKTAPGEPPATGSISNMGGIPYGTWSARFLDWFRDLGFLGAPGVETLAARDVAASLDRQPRSFRPPGPPPAPAPAPAKAP is encoded by the coding sequence ATGCCTACCCTGCCCCGCCTTGTCTTCGTCCTCGCCTTGATTGTCGCTGCTTCCGCCTTTGCCACCGACGCGTCCCTCCCGCCCCTCCCCGCCCCACAGCGCGTCCCGGCTCCCGGTCCGAAGAGCGACGCCCCTTACGCGCCGCAGGCCGTGCTGCCCGGCGGCGTGGTCATCCCGCTTTACCCCGCCGGCTCGCCTTACCTGAAACCCGACAAGATCACTGAGCCCGAAGTCTATCAGCTGTGGGGGCCCGCGCTCGTCGGCGCCGTCACGAACATCCACAACCCCTCGCTCGAGTTTCACGCGGGCAACAGCCAGCTCAACACCGGCGCGGTCGTCATCCTCGCGGGCGGCGGCGGCCACCGCACGCTCAACGTCGGCGAGGCCTCCCCGCTCGTGCAGTTCCTCGCCCATCAGGGCGTGAGCAGCGTCATCCTCCGCAACCGCCTGCGCAGCGACGGCTACGAGCCCAAAACCGACGGGGTGAACGACGCCCTCCAGGCCATCAAGCTCGTGCGCGCCTACGCCAAGGAATGGAAACTCGATCCGGCCAAGGTCGGCATCATGGGCTTCTCCGCCGGCGCCGAGCTGGCCATGAACGCCGCACTGCGCTGGGAGGACTTCGACCGCGTCAACGACACGCCCGGCAACCCGCTGGCCAAGGTTTCATCGCGCCCGGACTTCGTCGGCAGCATCTATCCCGGCCCATCGCTCTTTTTCCGCGCCGAGCAAAAACCCGCCATCCCGCGCGCCATGCCCCCGGTCTTCATCGCCTGCGCCGGTCAGGGCGACTGGATCCACGCGGTGTGGGCGATCGAGTTCTACGAGGCCCTGCTGATGGACGGCGTGCCCAACATCGAGATGCTCCTCTACGCGCGCGGCCGCCATCCCGGCGACAAGACCGCGCCCGGCGAGCCGCCGGCCACCGGCAGCATCAGCAACATGGGCGGCATCCCCTACGGCACCTGGTCGGCCCGTTTCCTCGACTGGTTCCGTGACCTCGGCTTCCTCGGCGCCCCCGGCGTCGAAACCTTGGCCGCCCGGGACGTCGCCGCCAGTCTGGACCGCCAGCCGCGCTCCTTCCGCCCGCCCGGACCGCCTCCCGCGCCCGCGCCCGCGCCGGCCAAGGCGCCGTGA
- a CDS encoding tetratricopeptide repeat protein, which translates to MCSSIRKRPWVILLFIGSFALFPGCQSPGDRSQRDPASAKGSESKEGADPETGAMALLMGLVSEQEQDYASAKGHFEEAAKAGNSEAMYRLGMLHSRGHGVPADFAVAREWYDRAINAGSANALYTMGWHYANGDGVPRDLEKARYWYMRAAEKGVSDAMNNLGWLCHENGDGAPDFVGALYWYEQAVALGNRLAMNNLGRLYSQGHGVAQDYAKALLLFETAAALGDPDAIGNLGQMYENGDGVSADLELARQYFKSAAVAGNKVAMGKLAEFYFDGKGGAQDLGMARHWFEEAAEAGDMNAMYNFGLLLEQGHGGPQDLPQARHWYEKAAEAGDVTAIVALAGLLENGRGGPTDLSKACAWYERAIAAGNSDAMVKLGVIYFSGRMGVRDLGKNRDLQEMAAAQGNFDAMHNLGILYYFGDGVPQDYMLAREWFEKAAVAGSREGMAALAKLYEHGTGVPQDYHRAREWYERAANAGDDGAMVNLGVIYADGKGVVQDVALARQWYFKAAANGSALAMFNLGASHASGNGASKDEVQARVWYEKAALAGHRLAMYNLAAMYADGDGGDRDYQRARQWYQKAAEAGEREAMFNLGLMYKRAEGGAQDFQLARHWYERAAAAGSGKAMNNLGLMFEAGEGVELDYQRAREWYEKAAAAGDVTAMNNLGVLYATGRGVPRDYTTARHWYLQSARQGNASGMFSLGASYGGADDAPKDEVQARIWYERAALVGDGQAMFNLAIMYGRGAGGERDFQQAREWCEKAAEAGVVDAMFFLGSLYQRGEGLVQDFQQARKWYEKAAEAGHEQSKARLGLLPQ; encoded by the coding sequence ATGTGTTCGAGCATTCGAAAAAGACCCTGGGTCATTCTCCTGTTCATCGGCAGCTTCGCCCTGTTTCCTGGGTGTCAATCACCGGGTGATCGGTCGCAAAGAGACCCGGCCTCGGCGAAGGGTTCCGAATCCAAGGAGGGAGCTGATCCTGAAACGGGAGCAATGGCGCTGTTGATGGGATTGGTAAGCGAGCAAGAGCAGGATTATGCCTCGGCAAAGGGGCACTTCGAGGAGGCCGCCAAGGCAGGCAACAGCGAGGCAATGTATCGACTGGGAATGCTGCATTCAAGGGGGCATGGGGTCCCCGCTGATTTCGCGGTGGCGCGGGAGTGGTATGACCGGGCGATCAACGCTGGCAGTGCCAACGCTCTCTACACGATGGGCTGGCATTATGCCAACGGGGACGGAGTGCCGCGTGATCTCGAAAAGGCCCGCTATTGGTATATGCGGGCGGCCGAGAAGGGAGTGAGTGACGCCATGAACAATCTGGGTTGGCTCTGTCATGAGAACGGGGATGGTGCACCGGACTTCGTCGGAGCCCTGTATTGGTATGAGCAAGCCGTCGCTCTTGGAAACAGGTTAGCGATGAACAATCTGGGCCGCCTTTATAGCCAAGGCCATGGAGTTGCGCAGGACTATGCCAAGGCCCTTCTGTTGTTCGAAACTGCCGCCGCCCTGGGAGATCCCGATGCAATCGGCAACCTTGGACAGATGTATGAGAATGGCGACGGGGTGTCGGCGGACTTGGAACTCGCCCGTCAGTATTTCAAAAGCGCAGCGGTGGCTGGCAACAAGGTTGCCATGGGAAAACTGGCGGAATTCTACTTTGATGGAAAAGGCGGTGCACAAGATCTGGGTATGGCCCGCCATTGGTTTGAAGAGGCGGCTGAGGCCGGTGACATGAACGCGATGTATAATTTTGGTTTGCTCCTCGAGCAAGGGCACGGCGGTCCGCAGGATCTTCCGCAAGCCCGCCATTGGTATGAAAAGGCGGCTGAGGCTGGTGACGTCACCGCCATAGTCGCTCTGGCTGGGCTTCTCGAAAATGGTCGGGGAGGACCGACGGACTTGTCGAAGGCATGTGCGTGGTATGAACGCGCGATTGCAGCGGGGAACAGCGACGCGATGGTCAAGCTCGGTGTGATCTATTTCAGCGGACGCATGGGCGTGCGCGATCTCGGGAAAAATCGAGATTTGCAGGAGATGGCCGCCGCGCAGGGAAACTTCGACGCGATGCACAATCTAGGAATTCTCTACTATTTTGGCGATGGCGTGCCGCAAGATTACATGTTGGCCCGAGAATGGTTTGAGAAAGCGGCGGTGGCCGGCAGCCGCGAAGGTATGGCTGCTCTGGCTAAACTTTACGAGCATGGCACCGGCGTGCCGCAGGACTACCATCGCGCCCGAGAATGGTATGAAAGAGCGGCCAACGCCGGTGATGACGGTGCCATGGTCAATCTGGGTGTGATTTATGCCGACGGAAAGGGTGTCGTGCAGGACGTCGCTCTGGCGCGGCAGTGGTATTTTAAGGCCGCAGCCAACGGAAGCGCGCTGGCTATGTTTAATCTAGGTGCCTCCCATGCGAGCGGCAATGGCGCGTCCAAAGACGAGGTGCAGGCGCGTGTTTGGTATGAAAAGGCTGCATTGGCGGGCCACCGTCTGGCCATGTATAATCTCGCGGCCATGTATGCAGACGGCGATGGAGGAGATCGGGATTACCAGCGGGCGCGGCAGTGGTATCAGAAGGCGGCTGAAGCCGGAGAAAGGGAGGCTATGTTCAATCTCGGCCTGATGTATAAGCGGGCCGAGGGCGGGGCGCAGGACTTTCAACTGGCACGTCATTGGTATGAACGGGCTGCCGCCGCGGGCAGTGGCAAGGCGATGAACAACCTGGGTCTCATGTTTGAGGCCGGAGAAGGAGTAGAGTTAGACTATCAGCGGGCTCGGGAATGGTATGAAAAGGCTGCCGCCGCGGGGGACGTTACCGCGATGAACAATCTCGGTGTGCTCTATGCCACTGGCCGAGGCGTGCCGCGCGATTACACGACAGCGCGGCATTGGTATTTACAATCCGCTCGTCAAGGGAACGCTTCGGGCATGTTTAGCCTCGGAGCATCCTATGGTGGTGCGGATGATGCCCCAAAAGACGAAGTGCAGGCGCGGATCTGGTATGAAAGAGCGGCGTTGGTAGGCGACGGCCAAGCTATGTTCAATCTCGCGATCATGTATGGGCGAGGAGCAGGCGGAGAAAGGGATTTTCAGCAGGCCCGAGAATGGTGTGAGAAGGCGGCTGAAGCCGGAGTTGTGGATGCGATGTTTTTCCTCGGCTCGCTATATCAGCGCGGCGAAGGGCTGGTGCAGGATTTTCAGCAGGCTCGGAAATGGTATGAGAAAGCAGCCGAGGCCGGCCACGAGCAGTCAAAGGCGAGACTTGGGCTTCTCCCGCAATAA
- a CDS encoding zinc ribbon domain-containing protein YjdM, translating to MTKPACPACTLDDVLSHPNHWECATCGHEWPKEEVPEAARVVKDAHGNVLAEGDSITVIKDLKLGGAQVLKAGSKAKNIRLVDGDHEIDCKIDGIAYGLKACFVKKA from the coding sequence ATGACCAAGCCCGCCTGCCCGGCCTGCACCCTCGACGATGTTCTCTCGCATCCCAACCACTGGGAATGCGCGACCTGCGGCCACGAATGGCCCAAAGAGGAAGTCCCCGAGGCCGCGCGCGTCGTCAAGGATGCCCATGGCAACGTGCTTGCCGAGGGCGACAGCATCACGGTCATCAAGGACCTCAAGCTCGGCGGCGCCCAGGTGCTCAAGGCGGGCTCCAAGGCCAAGAACATCCGCCTCGTGGACGGCGATCACGAGATCGACTGCAAGATCGACGGCATCGCCTACGGCCTGAAAGCCTGCTTCGTGAAGAAGGCCTGA